The Puntigrus tetrazona isolate hp1 unplaced genomic scaffold, ASM1883169v1 S000000283, whole genome shotgun sequence genome contains a region encoding:
- the mrpl38 gene encoding 39S ribosomal protein L38, mitochondrial, translated as MALRGAACVLLRTAVDAGLKSHARGLRSTAVLGYWSPPQGPMPNEDIDCTQLDSLEKYRSYTRYVTAAEEADRKDVWWKTYRKYREEEKKEAVKPVNIGLPYQRPSRKTQVKERKKVVLENKKNPELERENRLRTFRIPLDRVKTQWEQTNGPYHIQRLAEHYGIYQDLFPMAYFVPRVMLRVAYGEDGGAAVHYGNHLTPSQAAQAPRVHFEAEEKSLWTLLLTSPDEHLLDGEQEYLHWLVGNIPGNSVSSGKELCHYISPFPPKGTGFHRYIYILFKQEHLVDFSSDLRSSPCYSLTQRTFRTVDFYRKHQDVITPAGLAFFQCQWDQSVSDTFHTLLDMREPVFEYDRPPVYHPPQKKYPHGQPLRYLDRYRGGAEKTYGIY; from the exons ATGGCGCTGCGCGGCGCGGCGTGTGTTCTGCTGCGGACGGCGGTGGACGCCGGGCTGAAGAGTCACGCGAGGGGTCTCCGGTCCACCG CTGTTCTTGGTTACTGGTCTCCTCCTCAGGGTCCGATGCCTAATGAAGACATCGACTGCACTCAACTGGACTCTCTGGAGAAATATCGCAGTTATACTCGCTACGTGACAGCGGCAGAGGAGGCCGATCGGAAAGATGTTTGGTGGAAAACCTATAGGAAAtacagagaggaggagaagaaagaag CTGTCAAGCCGGTCAACATCGGCCTCCCGTATCAGCGTCCCTCCAGGAAGACGCAGGTGAAGGAAAGGAAGAAGGTGGTGCTGGAGAACAAGAAGAACCCAGAGTTGGAAAGAGAGAATCGACTACGAACGT TCCGCATCCCCCTCGACAGAGTAAAGACGCAGTGGGAGCAGACGAACGGACCGTACCACATCCAGAGGCTCGCCGAACACTACGGGATATACCAGGACCTCTTTCCCATGGCGTACTTTGTGCCGCGGGTCATGCTGCGTGTGGCGTACGGAGAGGACGGCGGCGCcgcagtgcattatgggaacCACCTAACACCGAGTCAG GCGGCACAAGCACCTCGGGTACATTTTGAAGCGGAAGAAAAATCTCTCTGGACGCTGCTGCTGACCAGCCCAG ACGAGCATCTGCTGGATGGTGAGCAGGAGTATCTTCACTGGCTAGT CGGGAATATCCCTGGAAATTCCGTGTCGTCTGGGAAAGAGCTCTGCCACTACATCAGTCCATTCCCACCTAAAGGAACAGGCTTTCATCGATATATCTACATCCTGTTTAAACAGGAACATCTGGTTGATTTCAGCTCAGACCTCCGGTCCTCCCCATG CTATTCTTTGACGCAAAGGACTTTCAGGACAGTAGACTTCTACAGGAAGCACCAGGATGTAATTACTCCAGCCGGTCTTGCGTTTTTCCAGTGTCAGTGGGATCAGTCTGTCTCTGACACTTTTCACACGCTATTAG aTATGAGAGAGCCGGTGTTCGAGTACGACAGACCTCCGGTGTATCACCCGCCGCAGAAGAAGTACCCTCACGGACAGCCCCTCAGATATCTGGACCGCTACAGAGGCGGAGCGGAGAAAACCTatggcatttattaa
- the fdxr gene encoding NADPH:adrenodoxin oxidoreductase, mitochondrial, whose translation MKTMTMINLVRGSVVKIHALSRASRRLPAEGASGARGLSSASGPRVCIVGGGPAGFYTAQQLLKARQDAAVDIYERLPVPFGLVRFGVAPDHPEVKNVINTFTQTAQHERCSFLGNVDVGKDVTIDELRRAYHAVVLSYGAEGNQLMGVPGEDLHGVFSAKDFVGWYNGLPSNKELNPDLRCETAVILGQGNVALDVARILLAPVEMLKETDITQNALEALAGSKVRRVLIVGRRGPLQIACTIKELREMINLPNTRADMLPADFEGIAEALKDLPRPRKRLTELMMKAVKEGGDDRAQKRWGFRFFRGPVEVLAGADGKRATGIRLALNKLEGSGESARAEATGQLEDLDCGLIISSIGYKSVPIDPAVPFDPRRAVVPNEMGKVQDAAGLYCSGWVKRGPTGVIATTMNDSFDTARVLIRDMETGELDLSVSKPGARAVTALLQTRGVRTVLFSQWEKINAEEEKRGKSLGKPREKLLDVDEMLKIAWS comes from the exons ATGAAGACGATGACGATGATAAACCTCGTGAGAGGGTCTGTCGTGAAGATCCACGCTCTGTCACGCGCATCGCGACGTCTTCCAGCTGAAGGCG CCTCAGGCGCACGTGGGTTGTCCTCCGCATCTGGTCCAAGAGTGTGTATCGTGGGAGGAGGTCCTGCAGGCTTTTACACGGCACAGCAACTCCTGAAG GCTCGGCAGGATGCAGCGGTAGACATTTACGAGCGTCTTCCTGTGCCGTTCGGACTGGTGCGCTTTGGAGTCGCTCCTGATCATCCTGAGGTCAAG AATGTCATCAACACGTTCACTCAGACGGCCCAGCATGAACGATGCAGCTTCCTCGGTAACGTGGACGTGGGGAAAGACGTGACGATTGACGAGCTGCGTCGAGCTTACCACGCCGTGGTGCTG AGTTACGGAGCCGAAGGAAACCAGTTAATGGGAGTTCCTGGTGAAGATCTTCATGGCGTTTTCTCAGCTAAAGACTTTGTCGGGTGGTACAACGGACTGCCGAGTAATAAGGAg CTGAATCCAGACCTCCGCTGTGAGACCGCTGTGATTCTTGGACAGGGAAATGTGGCACTGGATGTCGCCCGGATACTTCTGGCACCGGTAGAAATGCTGAAG GAAACCGATATTACCCAGAATGCACTAGAAGCATTGGCAGGCAGTAAAGTGCGAAGGGTCTTGATCGTAGGCCGGCGAGGACCTCTTCAAATCGCATGCACCATCAAG GAACTTAGAGAAATGATCAATCTCCCGAACACCAGGGCTGACATGCTGCCCGCTGACTTTGAGGGCATCGCAGAAGCTTTGAAAG ACCTCCCCAGGCCTAGAAAAAGGCTGACCGAGCTAATGATGAAAGCCGTGAAGGAAGGAGGGGATGATCGAGCTCAGAAACGCTGGGGCTTTCGCTTCTTTCGTGGTCCTGTGGAGGTTCTCGCGGGGGCTGATGGGAAAAGAGCCACTGGAATCCGATTGGCTCTTAATAAGCTTGAG gGTTCGGGCGAGAGCGCTCGAGCGGAGGCCACCGGTCAGTTGGAGGATCTGGACTGTGGCCTGATCATTAGCAGTATCGGCTATAAAAGCGTTCCCATTGACCCCGCGGTGCCCTTTGATCCCCGGAGAGCCGTTGTACCCAACGAGATGGGAAAAGTGCAGGACGCAGCAG GCCTGTACTGCAGCGGCTGGGTCAAACGCGGACCTACCGGTGTGATCGCAACCACCATGAACGACAGTTTCGATACGGCGCGCGTTTTAATACGTGATATGGAGACGGGCGAGCTGGATCTGTCAGTCAGCAAACCGGGTGCTCGGGCCGTCACTGCTCTTCTCCAAACACGAG GTGTGAGAACGGTGCTTTTTTCACAGTGGGAGAAAATTAATGCAGAGgaggagaaaagaggaaaatCCCTGGGAAAACCTAGGGAAAAACTACTGGATGTGgatgaaatgctgaaaatagcCTGGTCCTGA
- the LOC122333456 gene encoding uncharacterized protein LOC122333456 isoform X3, with protein sequence MMTKTNLGSAFYHFVLKFSDSIVMIISNYYHWMLTFSVRTSTTDKFSCYHLSSVSSSCAREDVYMRADLGCRKVPAIFLLSKRDQDAQKTMAFFCCRSQTMDANTAKMIVLLWTATAVSEAGGDSCTISCADVTGAVHEALTLTCRILLNHTKHAVQCCIKSYMFKDQKGTGIYKKELPIKTCEREINATCVYTPRENRTADFTIFVQTSCETKTTIFTVNVTESGGAVADTVEKGEARPSPTEVTVTVFRRDCAHRHNVDHL encoded by the exons ATGATGACAAAAACTAATTTGGGCTCAGCGTTTTATCATTTTGTGCTGAAATTTTCGGATAGCATAGTTATGATTATATCTAATTATTATCATTGGATGTTAACATTTTCTGTTCGCACAAGTACTACCGATAAGTTCTCTTGTTATCACTTGTCATCAGTTTCTAGCAGCTGTGCACGGGAAGATGTGTACATGCGGGCAGATCTTGGATGCAGGAAGGTCCCGGCAATCTTCTTGCTTTCTAAACGAGATCAAGATGCTCAAAAAACAATGGCATTCTTTTGTTGCAGAAGCCAAACCATGGATGCAAACACTGCGAAGATGATCGTACTTTTATGGACCGCCACAGCTGTCTCTGAGGCCGGCGGTG ATTCGTGTACCATCAGTTGCGCTGACGTGACTGGAGCGGTGCATGAAGCACTGACTCTCACTTGCCGGATCTTGTTGAACCACACTAAACACGCTGTTCAATGCTGCATTAAATCGTATATGTTTAAGGACCAAAAAGGCACAGGAATCTACAAAAAGGAGCTTCCTATCAAGACCTGTGAACGAGAGATCAACGCTACGTGTGTTTACACGCCAAGGGAAAACAGGACAGCTGATTTTACAATTTTCGTGCAAACGAGTTGCGAAACAAAGACAACTATATTCACCGTTAACGTAACAG AGTCCGGTGGAGCCGTGGCAGACACTGTCGAGAAAG GGGAAGCCAGGCCGTCGCCGACTGAGGTCACTGTGACCGTGTTTCGTCGTGATTGTGCTCATCGTCATAATGTCGATCATTTATAG
- the LOC122333456 gene encoding uncharacterized protein LOC122333456 isoform X1: MMTKTNLGSAFYHFVLKFSDSIVMIISNYYHWMLTFSVRTSTTDKFSCYHLSSVSSSCAREDVYMRADLGCRKVPAIFLLSKRDQDAQKTMAFFCCRSQTMDANTAKMIVLLWTATAVSEAGGDSCTISCADVTGAVHEALTLTCRILLNHTKHAVQCCIKSYMFKDQKGTGIYKKELPIKTCEREINATCVYTPRENRTADFTIFVQTSCETKTTIFTVNVTGRVQSEKYTLRVLLCIFSRFGCTRAPVFLLLNSFLTSPSLQICLQSPVEPWQTLSRKGKPGRRRLRSL, from the exons ATGATGACAAAAACTAATTTGGGCTCAGCGTTTTATCATTTTGTGCTGAAATTTTCGGATAGCATAGTTATGATTATATCTAATTATTATCATTGGATGTTAACATTTTCTGTTCGCACAAGTACTACCGATAAGTTCTCTTGTTATCACTTGTCATCAGTTTCTAGCAGCTGTGCACGGGAAGATGTGTACATGCGGGCAGATCTTGGATGCAGGAAGGTCCCGGCAATCTTCTTGCTTTCTAAACGAGATCAAGATGCTCAAAAAACAATGGCATTCTTTTGTTGCAGAAGCCAAACCATGGATGCAAACACTGCGAAGATGATCGTACTTTTATGGACCGCCACAGCTGTCTCTGAGGCCGGCGGTG ATTCGTGTACCATCAGTTGCGCTGACGTGACTGGAGCGGTGCATGAAGCACTGACTCTCACTTGCCGGATCTTGTTGAACCACACTAAACACGCTGTTCAATGCTGCATTAAATCGTATATGTTTAAGGACCAAAAAGGCACAGGAATCTACAAAAAGGAGCTTCCTATCAAGACCTGTGAACGAGAGATCAACGCTACGTGTGTTTACACGCCAAGGGAAAACAGGACAGCTGATTTTACAATTTTCGTGCAAACGAGTTGCGAAACAAAGACAACTATATTCACCGTTAACGTAACAGGTAGGGTCCAGTCTGAAAAATACACGCTGAGGGTTTTATTATGCATCTTTTCACGATTCGGATGCACCCGTGCACCTGTGTTTTTGCttctaaatagttttttgacCTCGCCGTCTTTGCAAATCTGTCTGCAGAGTCCGGTGGAGCCGTGGCAGACACTGTCGAGAAAG GGGAAGCCAGGCCGTCGCCGACTGAGGTCACTGTGA
- the LOC122333456 gene encoding uncharacterized protein LOC122333456 isoform X4 gives MDANTAKMIVLLWTATAVSEAGGDSCTISCADVTGAVHEALTLTCRILLNHTKHAVQCCIKSYMFKDQKGTGIYKKELPIKTCEREINATCVYTPRENRTADFTIFVQTSCETKTTIFTVNVTGRVQSEKYTLRVLLCIFSRFGCTRAPVFLLLNSFLTSPSLQICLQSPVEPWQTLSRKGKPGRRRLRSL, from the exons ATGGATGCAAACACTGCGAAGATGATCGTACTTTTATGGACCGCCACAGCTGTCTCTGAGGCCGGCGGTG ATTCGTGTACCATCAGTTGCGCTGACGTGACTGGAGCGGTGCATGAAGCACTGACTCTCACTTGCCGGATCTTGTTGAACCACACTAAACACGCTGTTCAATGCTGCATTAAATCGTATATGTTTAAGGACCAAAAAGGCACAGGAATCTACAAAAAGGAGCTTCCTATCAAGACCTGTGAACGAGAGATCAACGCTACGTGTGTTTACACGCCAAGGGAAAACAGGACAGCTGATTTTACAATTTTCGTGCAAACGAGTTGCGAAACAAAGACAACTATATTCACCGTTAACGTAACAGGTAGGGTCCAGTCTGAAAAATACACGCTGAGGGTTTTATTATGCATCTTTTCACGATTCGGATGCACCCGTGCACCTGTGTTTTTGCttctaaatagttttttgacCTCGCCGTCTTTGCAAATCTGTCTGCAGAGTCCGGTGGAGCCGTGGCAGACACTGTCGAGAAAG GGGAAGCCAGGCCGTCGCCGACTGAGGTCACTGTGA
- the LOC122333456 gene encoding uncharacterized protein LOC122333456 isoform X2: MMTKTNLGSAFYHFVLKFSDSIVMIISNYYHWMLTFSVRTSTTDKFSCYHLSSVSSSCAREDVYMRADLGCRKVPAIFLLSKRDQDAQKTMAFFCCRSQTMDANTAKMIVLLWTATAVSEAGGDSCTISCADVTGAVHEALTLTCRILLNHTKHAVQCCIKSYMFKDQKGTGIYKKELPIKTCEREINATCVYTPRENRTADFTIFVQTSCETKTTIFTVNVTESGGAVADTVEKGIAYHILLICHCLLLQTEAALRRLPGIINDFRIQCIGRS, from the exons ATGATGACAAAAACTAATTTGGGCTCAGCGTTTTATCATTTTGTGCTGAAATTTTCGGATAGCATAGTTATGATTATATCTAATTATTATCATTGGATGTTAACATTTTCTGTTCGCACAAGTACTACCGATAAGTTCTCTTGTTATCACTTGTCATCAGTTTCTAGCAGCTGTGCACGGGAAGATGTGTACATGCGGGCAGATCTTGGATGCAGGAAGGTCCCGGCAATCTTCTTGCTTTCTAAACGAGATCAAGATGCTCAAAAAACAATGGCATTCTTTTGTTGCAGAAGCCAAACCATGGATGCAAACACTGCGAAGATGATCGTACTTTTATGGACCGCCACAGCTGTCTCTGAGGCCGGCGGTG ATTCGTGTACCATCAGTTGCGCTGACGTGACTGGAGCGGTGCATGAAGCACTGACTCTCACTTGCCGGATCTTGTTGAACCACACTAAACACGCTGTTCAATGCTGCATTAAATCGTATATGTTTAAGGACCAAAAAGGCACAGGAATCTACAAAAAGGAGCTTCCTATCAAGACCTGTGAACGAGAGATCAACGCTACGTGTGTTTACACGCCAAGGGAAAACAGGACAGCTGATTTTACAATTTTCGTGCAAACGAGTTGCGAAACAAAGACAACTATATTCACCGTTAACGTAACAG AGTCCGGTGGAGCCGTGGCAGACACTGTCGAGAAAGGTATTGCTTATCATATTCTATTAATTTGCCATTGTTTGCTCCTCCAGACTGAAGCTGCTCTTCGACGTTTGCCGGGAATCATAAATGATTTCAGGATTCAGTGCATTGGTAGATCGTGA